GTTCGTGCGCCACAAGATCCTGGACGCCATCGGCGACGTGTCGCTGTTCGGCCGGCCTGTCATTGGCCACATGACGGCGTTCAAGACGGGCCACGCGCTCAATCACAAACTGGTGCGCAAGGTGCTGGCGGACCCCTCCAGCTTCGACATCGTCACCGCGCGCCGCCGGGACGTGGAGGGGCGTGAGCCGGGCCGCGCAAGCCTCGCGGGCGCGTTGGAGTTGGAGCCCCTGGTCGCCTGAACACTGGACTGGCAATTCCTTGCCAGTCCCGGGGACCTCTATTAAGTCGGCTGGCTATGTCCATGCGCTCTACTCGCATCGCCCTGGCCGCCCTCCTCGCGGCATCCCTCACCGCCGGCTGCAACAAGGAGAAGGCGCCGGCCAATGCCCAGGCGCCCGCCGCGCAGGCCCAGGCCGCAAACGCCTCCGAGCCGGCGCCGGACACCGTGGTGGCCACCTTCGGCAACAACGAGAAGGTCACCTTCGGTGAGCTCAACGAGCGCATCAAGGAGCCGCTGGCGAACCTGGACAAGCAGAAGTTCCAGCTGCGCAAGCGCGGCCTGGAAGGGCTCGTCACGGAGCGCCTGGTGAAGGCCGAGGCGACCAAGCGCGGCATCACCGAGGACCAGCTGCTCAAGGCGGAGATCGACGACAAGATCCCCGCGCCCCCGGAAGAGAAGATCAAGGAGGTGTTCGAGGGCGCCAAGGGCCAGCTGCCCCCGGGCGCGACCTACGAGCAGATGAAGCCGCAGATCGTGGACTTCCTGTCCGACCAGCAGAAGCAGGAGCAGGCCCAGAAGTTCTTCGACTCGCTGCGCGCGGGCGCCAACGTGAAGTACGAGCTGCCCGAGCCCCCGCGCCCGCCCGCGGAGCGCAAGCAGGTGGCCGCCACCGGCCCGTCCAAGGGTCCGGAGAGCGCGCCGGTCACCATCGTGGAGTTCAGCGACTTCCAGTGCCCGTTCTGCAGCCGCGCCATCGGCACGGTGGACGAGGTGACGAAGCAGTACGGCGACAAGGTGCGCCTGGTGTTCCGCCAGTTCCCGCTGGACTTCCACCAGCAGGCGCAGAAGGCCGCCGAGGCCTCGCTGTGCGCGAACGAGCAGGGCAAGTTCTGGGAGATGCACGACAAGCTCTTCGCCAACCAGAAGGCGCTGGGCGTGGATGACCTGAAGAAGTACGCGGGCGAGCTGAAGCTGGACACGGCCAAGTTCAACACCTGCCTCGACTCCGGCGAGAAGGCCGCGCAGGTGAAGGCGGACATGGCGGACGGCTCCAAGGTGGGCGTCAGCGGCACGCCGGCGTTCTTCATCAACGGCATCATGCTGTCGGGCGCGCAGCCCCTGGACGAGTTCAAGAGCATCATCGACGCGGAGCTGAAGGGCGCGAAGTAGTCCTCGCAGCGCCTGCAGGGAGGGATGCGGTGGCGTCCAAACCCAGGGCCACGCCCCGCGTGAGCGGTGAGGCGGCTTCGCTCGAACTGGAGCGGCCGCTCGCCGCCGTCGTCTCTCCCACCCGGCCCCTTTCGGCGCACTTCCTGGCGCCGGAGGGGCTGGTGCTCCTCCCGGAGTCCCACGGCGCCGCCGGCTTCTTCGCCGGTAGCCTGGGGACGCTCTCGGTCGAGGAAGTGTTCGCCCAGATCCTCTCGGGCATCCGCACCGGACAGCTCGTCGTGCAGCACGGCAGCGTGCGCCGCACGGTGGCCTTCCGCGACGGGCAGGTCGTCTTCGCCACCTCCAGCGAGCGCTGGGAGCGCCTGGGCGCGGTGATGGTGCGGCTGGGGCTCCTGACGGAAGCGCGGCTCACCCAGGCCCTGGCGCAGGTGACGCCCGCGCGCCGCATCGGACAGGTGCTCACGTCGCAGGGCATCGTCTCCGAGGCCAGCCTCTACAGCGCGATGACCTTCGTCGTGCGCGAGGTGGTGCTCAACCTCTTCGAGATGGTGGAGGGCAGCTTCCTCTTCCTGGAGGCGAAGGCCCCGGCGGTGGACGCGGTGAAGCTGCCGGAGCGCACGCGCGACCTGGTGCTCACCGGCATCAAGCGCGCGGAGGAGACGGGCCGCCTGCGCCGCCGCTTCCCGGACGACATGCACGTCACGCCCGGCCCCCAGGGCGCGCTGCCCGGCGAGGAGGCCCTGTTCGCGAAGCTGGGCAAGGGCACGACGCTGGGCGCGCTCCGGGCCGCCTACGCGGGCAGCCAGTACGCCTTCTACAGCGGCGTGGAGGAGGCGGTGCGCGGCGGCCACCTGGCCGTCCGGGCCGCGGAAGCACCTCCCGCCCCGGGCCCCGCGGTGGAGGGCATGGCCTGGGAGCTCCTGTCCGCGGAGGAGCGCTACAACCTCCTGTTGTCGCTGGTGCACCGCGCGCTGCGCGAGGCGGGCCGCGACGTGGACCTCCTGCGCGGCTTCGTGGAGTCACCGCCGCCGGGCCTGGAGGAGGCCTACCACGGCGTCACGTTGGGGCCGGACGGGCGGGTGGACGTGGCCCGGCTGCGCGCCAACGTGTCCACCAGTGGCGGCGAGGCCGTGGGCCGGGCCATGGCGCTGGAGGCGCTGGACGCGTTCGTGTCCTACGCGCTGTTCTCCGCGCGCAACGTGCTGCCGGCGGACGTGGCGGAGCGGCTGGCCAACACCTACCGCACCCTCCAGGGCGGCCTGACGTAGGGCAGGGCCTGGCGGGAAGTTTCCACCGTCTGACAGCGCACACCGCCCCCGTGTGCCCCTGGCGGGCCCGGAGGTGGGTGGCCACGTTTCTCCCCACGGCTGGTGGCTGGCGGGGGACGAGCGACATGGGCGCGATGCGGATGTTGGGGTGGGGTGTGCTTCTGCTGAGCACGGCGTGCGGCGCGTCCCGGACGGCGGTGACGAAGGCGGAGCCCGGCACGGGCGGTTCCGGCACGGCTTCGGACGAGTCCGCCGTCGCGTCCACCACGCGGCGCTATGTGGACGAGGACCTGGGCTTCGAAATCATCCGGCCCACGGCGGAGTGGCAGCTGGACGAGACGAACGAGCGCACCCCGGAGGGGCTGGCGATTCCCGTCATCCTGCGCCACCGCGTGACGGGCGCGCAGGTGGTGCTCCAGGTGGCGCCCGGCGTGGCCACGCCCGTGCAGTTCGCGGAGCGGCTGACGCAGGGGCTGCGCCAGCAGCCGGGCTTCACCACCACCGACCCCCAGCCCATCGCGCTGTCGGACAACGCGGTGGGGTTCGACTTCCAGGTGGGCGAGGGCGTGCGCGGCAAGGTGGCCGTGCGCGAGGGCAACTCCGGCCGCGTGCTGATGATGCTGGCCACCTGGCCCACGGAGGCCACCGCGGGCATCACGGAGAGCGTGGACGCGCTGATGGCGGGCGTCCGTCCGCTCCCGGAGCCGAGCGTGGCCGTGCGGTCCACGCCCCGGACGCCCTGATGCGCGAAGGCCCCGGACCCCACGCGATGGATGCGTGGGCCCGAGGCCTTCAAGGCGATGCATCGACGACGCGCGGAGCACGGAGGCCCCGCGGGGACTACGCGCGCGCCGGCTTGCCCTTTGCGGCCTTCGGAGCCTTGCCGGCCTTCGGGGCCTTCGCGGGCGCCTCGGCCTTCACGGGCTCCGGCTGCGAGGCCACTTCCGCGGCCTTGCGGCGCACCAGCTCCACCAGGGTGCGCGCGCCCACGCCCGTGCCGCCCTTGTTGAGGTAGCCGCGCTCCTTGGGGCTGTTGGACGGACCGGCGATATCCAGGTGCACCCAGGGCGTGCCGCCCACGAACTCCTTGAGGAAGAGGGCCGCGTTGATGGCGCCGCCCCAGCGCTCGCCGGAGTTCTTCATGTCCGCCACCTCGGAGCGCAGCGCGTCCTTCTGCAGGTCGCTGACGGGCAGGCGCCACATCTCCTCACCCGCGGCGCGCGCGGCGGTGAGCACGCTGTTCACCGTGTCGTCGTCGTCGCCGAAGGCGCCCACGATGTAGTTGCCCAGCGCCACCATGCACGCGCCCGTGAGCGTCGCCAGGTCGATGATGGCGGACGGCTCGTGCTCGCAGGCCCAGGTGAGCATGTCGCCCAGCACCAAGCGCCCTTCGGCGTCCGTGTTGGTGATCTCCACCGTCTTGCCGGAGCGCGCGGTGAGGATGTCGCCGGGCTTGTACGCGGTGCCGGAGGGCATGTTCTCGCACGCGCCGATGAAGGCGTGCACGGGGAAGGGCGGCTTCACCACGGAGCCGATGACCTTCATCGCGGCCAGCACCGCGGCGGAGCCCGCCATGTCCGTCTTCATCTCCACCATGCCCTCGGTGGGCTTGAGCGACAGGCCGCCCGAGTCGAACGTGATGGCCTTGCCCACCAGCGCCAGCGGGGCGCGCCGGGCGTCCTTCGCGTTCTTCGGCGTGTAGACCAGGTGGATGAGCCGCGGCTCCTGCACGCTGCC
The sequence above is drawn from the Corallococcus sp. NCRR genome and encodes:
- a CDS encoding thioredoxin domain-containing protein, coding for MSMRSTRIALAALLAASLTAGCNKEKAPANAQAPAAQAQAANASEPAPDTVVATFGNNEKVTFGELNERIKEPLANLDKQKFQLRKRGLEGLVTERLVKAEATKRGITEDQLLKAEIDDKIPAPPEEKIKEVFEGAKGQLPPGATYEQMKPQIVDFLSDQQKQEQAQKFFDSLRAGANVKYELPEPPRPPAERKQVAATGPSKGPESAPVTIVEFSDFQCPFCSRAIGTVDEVTKQYGDKVRLVFRQFPLDFHQQAQKAAEASLCANEQGKFWEMHDKLFANQKALGVDDLKKYAGELKLDTAKFNTCLDSGEKAAQVKADMADGSKVGVSGTPAFFINGIMLSGAQPLDEFKSIIDAELKGAK
- a CDS encoding DUF4388 domain-containing protein encodes the protein MASKPRATPRVSGEAASLELERPLAAVVSPTRPLSAHFLAPEGLVLLPESHGAAGFFAGSLGTLSVEEVFAQILSGIRTGQLVVQHGSVRRTVAFRDGQVVFATSSERWERLGAVMVRLGLLTEARLTQALAQVTPARRIGQVLTSQGIVSEASLYSAMTFVVREVVLNLFEMVEGSFLFLEAKAPAVDAVKLPERTRDLVLTGIKRAEETGRLRRRFPDDMHVTPGPQGALPGEEALFAKLGKGTTLGALRAAYAGSQYAFYSGVEEAVRGGHLAVRAAEAPPAPGPAVEGMAWELLSAEERYNLLLSLVHRALREAGRDVDLLRGFVESPPPGLEEAYHGVTLGPDGRVDVARLRANVSTSGGEAVGRAMALEALDAFVSYALFSARNVLPADVAERLANTYRTLQGGLT
- a CDS encoding leucyl aminopeptidase translates to MQFSLVSGEAAPVSGELLVIPLFEGELGDSAPAPLTAADAALDGKLRAAATQEGFKGKVDQSFLVHTLGKLGADRVLLLGLGNRARFQPEVLRLAAGRAAKTAQRLKATAIGFRVPATEDAAMAVRAVVEGLELGVYRFDKYKSSAREDKASPKLKSATLSLPEGTEKSRALEDALHLGLKLAEAVNWARDLVNEPPNVVTPTKLAQAAQQAAKEGGLTAEIGGRKEIERLNMGMFLGVTAGSVQEPRLIHLVYTPKNAKDARRAPLALVGKAITFDSGGLSLKPTEGMVEMKTDMAGSAAVLAAMKVIGSVVKPPFPVHAFIGACENMPSGTAYKPGDILTARSGKTVEITNTDAEGRLVLGDMLTWACEHEPSAIIDLATLTGACMVALGNYIVGAFGDDDDTVNSVLTAARAAGEEMWRLPVSDLQKDALRSEVADMKNSGERWGGAINAALFLKEFVGGTPWVHLDIAGPSNSPKERGYLNKGGTGVGARTLVELVRRKAAEVASQPEPVKAEAPAKAPKAGKAPKAAKGKPARA